The Candidatus Saccharimonadales bacterium genomic interval GACTGGCTTTTTGCAACCCGTCACCCGGGAGTAAGGCCGAAACTACCTCAATATCGGAAAAACTAAAAATTCGTTCATACATCCGTACAATTAATGGATCGTCGTCGATTAAGAGAATTTTTTTGGCCATATTACTCTCCTTTCTTCAGTTTAGAGGGTTTTGCCGCCGGCAACGTTAGACTAAAGGTCGTGCCCTTCCCCGGCTCTGATGACTCCAGGCGAATTAATCCGCCCATCCCTTCCATCAGCATTTTGGAAATATAGAGGCCGAGACCGGTCCCATGAGTCGTGTCCCTGGCACTCCCAGGCTTGAGACTCCCCGGCGTCGCTCGCGAGAGAATGTTTTCTTCGGCCTGCTGAAACTTTTTAAACAGCAGATTGTGTCTCTCTGGCGGAATGCCTTCGCCGGTATCGGTCACAAAAATGCGAACGTAGTCAGGATGCGATTCCAGCCGCATAGTAATGCTACCGCTGTGGGTAAAGGTTACAGCATTTGAGAGCAAATTAATCAAAACTTGTCGCAGCTTGATTTGATCAGCCCTGGCCACAATTTTACCTCGACCATCCAGAATCTCCAATTTCAGTTCAAGACCTTGTTGACCAACAGTATGCTGATATTCCTTAACCAACCCTTGTAGCAGTTCTGGCAAATCAACCGCCGTGAGCTCAAATTTAATGCGATTTTGCTCTAGTCTCGAGGTATCTAGGAAATCGTTGACCATTTGGATCAGGCGTCGGCTAGAATCATAAATGTCTTTGGTCATACCGGCTAGCTCCGGATTTTTAACTTTCGGAATGACGTGCTCAGCGATCATGGCGGCGTTGCCCATGATGACAGTTAGCGGCGTTCTAAGTTCGTGCGAGGCGATCGAAAAGAACTCATCCCGAGCTCGCTTCAGGCTGCGTTCAAGAGTGATGTCTTCGAATAAAATGATACTCCCAATCACCGGCGCTTGACCCGGTGATTCAGTCACCGGTGCCACATAGATCCGCAAGAATTTCTCTAATAGTGGGACCTCGCCCAAACTATGGCTGGTGATGGTGTTAATAGCATTGCTGATGGTTTGCTCCAACTTAATTTTGGGCATGAGTCGTTCGAGCTCGGCTAGTTTTACCTCCTTGGCTCGTTTCGGGTCGGCAAATAGAATTCGTCTGGCGGCGTCATTAACCATGGTGATATTTAGGTTGGCATCGGTCATGATGAAACCGATGTTAAAAGCATTAATGGAAGCTCTCAGCCTGGTATGGGCTTCTTCTAATTGCTGCCGGTTTTGGCGGAAGTATTGGCTAAGCAGTAGGGCAATCTGGCCAAACTCGCTGGTACTGGTGCCGAGTTCTTCGAGATTATTAGGGTCCTTAGTAGCAAGCGTTCGAGATATTTTATTCAAAGGGTTAGTCACGTAGCGAGTCAAAAACCAGAGTAGGGCTAGTAGTACCGGGATAACGATGATAACGAAGTTTTTCACGCGCTGGGAATTCTGGGTATAGAGTTCACGAATGCTTGGAGCATCAGCTGTAGCCTGTAAGCGGGCGATGGTTTGGCCATTCATATCGCCTAGAGTCTTGTCGATGACGACCTGGCCCGTGCTCGGATCAGGCATGGTTGGGTTATCGTTGCCGCTCAGTAAATTGACGTTACTTTTTGAATCGTTACCCAGGCGTTGGCGAAATTCAGCGTTGTAGAGCCGGCCGACAAAGAAGTAGCCTTGGGGCACGGTTTGTCGGTTCGGGTCATTAGATGGGTGGATGGTGGCAGCTCGGATCTCGACGATGCCTGAAGATGTCCGCACAAAAAAGTGGGCTAGGCGCTGTTTAGTAAACACTTGAGCGATTTCGGCTTTCGATAACGGCAAGTCGATGGCCGAGACATTCGAACCATTATTCTGATAAACCTTGGTGCCATCGGTCCGAAAGACCCAAATAGCATCGACCTGATAGGTGCTAAGAGCAGTATCCAGGTTGTCTTGAGCAAATTTTTTGGTGGGTTTTTTGACGAAAGCCACCATATCATCCCAATAGGTGTAGTCGGTTGCCAAGTTGGCCTGGGGTTCACCATCCAAGCGGTAAACGGCCGAAAACAGCCGTTGGCGTTCATCGACGACGTCTTGGTATAGAGTCTCGGTGTGGCGCTTTT includes:
- a CDS encoding ATP-binding protein, with protein sequence MKIKTQYRVILLMLALLAAAAIGLFVLSQSEKRHTETLYQDVVDERQRLFSAVYRLDGEPQANLATDYTYWDDMVAFVKKPTKKFAQDNLDTALSTYQVDAIWVFRTDGTKVYQNNGSNVSAIDLPLSKAEIAQVFTKQRLAHFFVRTSSGIVEIRAATIHPSNDPNRQTVPQGYFFVGRLYNAEFRQRLGNDSKSNVNLLSGNDNPTMPDPSTGQVVIDKTLGDMNGQTIARLQATADAPSIRELYTQNSQRVKNFVIIVIPVLLALLWFLTRYVTNPLNKISRTLATKDPNNLEELGTSTSEFGQIALLLSQYFRQNRQQLEEAHTRLRASINAFNIGFIMTDANLNITMVNDAARRILFADPKRAKEVKLAELERLMPKIKLEQTISNAINTITSHSLGEVPLLEKFLRIYVAPVTESPGQAPVIGSIILFEDITLERSLKRARDEFFSIASHELRTPLTVIMGNAAMIAEHVIPKVKNPELAGMTKDIYDSSRRLIQMVNDFLDTSRLEQNRIKFELTAVDLPELLQGLVKEYQHTVGQQGLELKLEILDGRGKIVARADQIKLRQVLINLLSNAVTFTHSGSITMRLESHPDYVRIFVTDTGEGIPPERHNLLFKKFQQAEENILSRATPGSLKPGSARDTTHGTGLGLYISKMLMEGMGGLIRLESSEPGKGTTFSLTLPAAKPSKLKKGE